Proteins found in one Streptococcus mitis genomic segment:
- a CDS encoding ATP-binding cassette domain-containing protein, which yields MLPYLKTIRWYLFFNFLFGVVSNICTALLPYFTQALIKGDYQVALYGYSMSVAGYLSCNYIQMILDWKQGIIFSTTLKNEWFRSLLGLSHHDFKQKTVAEYISYQSNDLDSLEKDYLPPLMSFIKQILRIIIYAFIISRTINPIVSLILIFSTGISIQIPKIVGKLTANRRQVYLKKQGDYYRTLEDLLMGHHLVNKLTMSHFLNQQKSSLKNLQDKYFKYGLTKITGILLTGVSFEFISLVLFIYLAYSLSHQQLGIPEVVASFGYINAFSEPIQEILYDLQMLESVKPVIKSFQNIVGRPVSVQAPQHSFDTITLKNISKQLGESKLIITSATIQKGDKIALIGKNGSGKSSLLNILNGTDEDFEGQIVLDGLVLDHLWGRFGMILQQEHTFISSYENNVTLFNSFNEKFREEDFEKIPPQSLSGGQQQRMYLNREKNRKNPLLILDEPFSALDTNQFKMELERVLELPSAVIVTLHRQNELLSKFDQVWEIKNGELVILK from the coding sequence TGTAGTATCGAATATCTGCACAGCTTTGTTACCGTATTTCACGCAGGCATTAATCAAAGGGGATTATCAAGTAGCTCTATATGGTTACTCTATGTCAGTGGCAGGCTATTTGAGTTGTAACTATATCCAAATGATACTTGATTGGAAGCAGGGGATTATCTTTTCGACTACTTTGAAAAATGAGTGGTTTCGTTCACTTCTGGGACTCAGTCACCACGATTTCAAGCAGAAAACAGTAGCAGAGTATATTTCCTATCAATCTAATGACCTAGATTCGTTGGAAAAGGATTACCTTCCTCCATTGATGAGTTTTATCAAACAAATTTTACGTATCATCATTTACGCTTTCATTATTAGCAGAACAATTAATCCTATTGTATCACTGATTTTAATCTTTTCCACTGGAATTAGTATTCAAATTCCTAAAATCGTTGGGAAGTTGACCGCTAATCGTAGACAGGTTTACTTGAAAAAACAAGGAGATTACTATCGAACTTTGGAGGATTTGCTCATGGGACATCATTTGGTAAATAAACTAACTATGTCGCATTTTTTGAATCAACAAAAGAGTTCTCTAAAGAATTTGCAGGATAAGTATTTTAAGTATGGTTTGACAAAAATTACAGGCATCTTATTGACAGGTGTTTCTTTTGAATTCATTAGTCTTGTTCTGTTTATTTATTTAGCCTACTCTCTATCTCACCAGCAACTCGGTATTCCTGAGGTGGTGGCGAGTTTCGGATATATTAATGCTTTTTCTGAACCAATACAGGAAATCCTTTATGATTTACAAATGTTAGAGTCTGTAAAGCCTGTAATCAAGAGTTTTCAAAACATTGTTGGGAGACCCGTTTCAGTTCAAGCACCTCAACATTCTTTTGATACGATTACTTTGAAAAACATTTCCAAACAACTGGGAGAATCAAAATTGATAATTACTTCCGCTACGATTCAAAAAGGGGATAAAATTGCGCTTATTGGTAAGAATGGGTCTGGAAAAAGTAGTCTTCTCAACATTTTAAATGGAACAGATGAAGATTTTGAAGGACAAATTGTGCTAGATGGGCTTGTTTTGGACCATCTTTGGGGAAGATTCGGTATGATTCTGCAACAAGAACATACATTTATTTCGAGTTATGAAAATAATGTAACGCTATTCAATAGTTTCAATGAAAAATTCAGAGAAGAAGATTTTGAAAAAATTCCACCACAATCCCTGTCAGGTGGTCAGCAACAACGAATGTATTTAAATCGTGAGAAAAATCGTAAAAATCCATTGCTTATCCTAGACGAACCTTTCTCTGCCTTGGATACTAATCAGTTTAAAATGGAATTGGAAAGAGTTCTGGAACTACCAAGTGCCGTCATTGTTACTTTACATCGCCAAAACGAATTATTAAGTAAGTTTGACCAAGTTTGGGAAATTAAGAATGGAGAACTTGTAATTTTGAAATAG